One genomic segment of Panicum virgatum strain AP13 chromosome 2N, P.virgatum_v5, whole genome shotgun sequence includes these proteins:
- the LOC120658306 gene encoding probable anion transporter 5, chloroplastic produces the protein MAASALQHEPHLLLLAGSGGRRHRPLLRMLPPRAPFLHRRRRWPLAVRVSSGDGGGAGGFASAVEKSSVPGAVGEDEGARGVEELEGEVAGALELRWPPWEGLPERYKLIGATSLAFVICNMDKVNLSVAIIPMSHQYGWNSSTAGLVQSSFFWGYALSQLPGGSLAKLFGGRKVLEVGVVTWSLATALIPAVAGFMPGLVLSRILVGIGEGVSPSAATDLIARSIPLQERSRAVAVVFGGLSFGSVLGLLFAPPIIQNLGWESVFYIFGLLGIIWCIGFESLKGKQLGSNKGLNLGQSSTGSNGLASSAVSSESSDLSLEDLQNSLKDVPWGAFFKSKAVWAMIYAHFCGSWGHYTCLSWLPTFFSEELNLNLTEAAWVSVLPPLGSIVITSIAAPFADNLIANGVDTTKVRKICQTIAFVSPAIFMMLSSVDLGLPPWETVAFLTSGLALSSFAFSGLYCTHQDISREYASILLGITNTVGAVPGIVGVPLTGYLLDSTHSWSISLFAPSVFFYLTGTAVWLAFASSEPQDFSRSKSES, from the exons ATGGCGGCCTCGGCGCTGCAGCACGagccccacctcctcctccttgccggcagcggcggccgccgccaccggcccctCCTCCGCATGCTCCCGCCACGCGCGCCCTTCCtgcaccggcgccgccggtggccgctGGCCGTGAGGGTGtcctccggcgacggcgggggcgcgggAGGGTTCGCGAGCGCCGTGGAGAAGAGCTCGGTTCCGGGGGCGGTCGGGGAGGATGAGGGAGCGAGGGGAGTGGAGGAGTTAGAGGGGGAAGTGGCCGGCGCCTTAGAGCTGAGGTGGCCACCGTGGGAGGGGTTGCCCGAGCGGTACAAGCTCATTGGCGCCACCTCCCTCGCCTTCGTCATCTGCAACATGGACAAG GTTAACCTGAGTGTCGCGATTATTCCAATGTCACATCAGTATGGTTGGAACTCATCAACTGCTGGATTAGTTCAGTCCTCATTCTTTTGGGGTTATGCGTTGAGTCAATTACCAGGAGGATCGCTGGCAAAATTGTTTGGCGGAAG GAAAGTTCTTGAGGTCGGTGTTGTGACATGGTCTTTGGCCACTGCTCTGATTCCTGCTGTAGCAGGGTTCATGCCAGGACTTGTGCTGTCAAGGATTCTG GTAGGCATTGGAGAAGGTGTCTCCCCGTCAGCTGCTACAGATTTAATTGCTAG GTCCATTCCCTTGCAAGAACGATCAAGAGCAGTTGCTGTTGTTTTTGGTGGTTTGAGCTTCGGAAGTGTCTTAGG ACTTCTGTTTGCCCCTCCCATTATTCAGAACCTTGGCTGGGAGTCCGTATTTTACATATTTGGCCTTCTTGGGATTATTTG gtgcatagggtttgaatctCTTAAAGGGAAACAGTTGGGTAGCAACAAAGGCCTAA ATTTGGGACAAAGTTCTACTGGATCCAATGGCCTTGCCTCATCAGCTGTGTCTTCAGAATCATCAGACTTGTCATTGGAAGATTTGCAGAATTCACTAAAG GATGTTCCTTGGGGAGCATTTTTCAAAAGCAAGGCAGTGTGGGCAATGATATATGCACACTTTTGCGGAAGTTGGGGGCATTATACTTGCTTGTCTTGGCTACCAACATTCTTTAG TGAGGAGCTGAACCTCAACTTAACCGAAGCAGCATGG GTGTCAGTCCTTCCTCCTTTGGGTTCAATTGTCATTACATCTATTGCAGCACCTTTTGCAGATAACCTGATAGCAAATGGAGTTGACACCACAAAG GTACGAAAAATATGCCAAACAATTGCCTTTGTTTCACCTGCGATTTTCATGATGCTGTCCTCTGTGGATCTCGGACTGCCTCCCTGGGAAACTGTTGCTTTTCTTACAAGTGGTCTAGCACTCTCCAGCTTCGCATTTTCAG GGCTTTATTGTACGCATCAAGATATCTCTCGTGAATATGCAAGCATTCTCCTG GGAATCACAAACACTGTAGGTGCTGTGCCTGGAATTGTTGGTGTCCCACTGACAGGCTATCTTCTTGATTCAACTCATTCTTGGAGT ATATCACTCTTTGCGCCATCTGTCTTCTTTTACTTAACTGGTACTGCTGTATGGTTAGCATTTGCCAGTAGTGAGCCCCAGGATTTTTCAAGGTCAAAATCAGAGTCGTGA
- the LOC120658317 gene encoding cysteine--tRNA ligase CPS1, chloroplastic/mitochondrial isoform X2 — protein MANLQCLPPSVEPRVSDHIDQIINMIKQILDNNCAYVVGGDVYFSVDNFPEYGELSGRKLDDNRAGERVAVDERKRNPADFALWKAAKDGEPWWESPWGPGRPGWHIECSAMSAHYLGHSFDIHGGGEDLIFPHHENEIAQSRAACCDSSINYWIHNGFVNVNSQKMSKSLGNFVTIRKVIEMYHPLALRMFLLGTHYRSPINYTIEQLNVASDRLYYTYQTLRDCEESCQQQHKNSGDSLPADTLNYIQKLHDEFETSMSDDLHTSVALAAISEPLKVMNDLLHTRKGKKQEKRLESLAALEEKIRVVLSVLGLLPSSYHEALQQLREKALRRASITEEYVLQKIEERTAARKAKEYEKSDEIRKELAAVGIALMDCPDGTTWRPSVPLSEEETVVVKT, from the exons ATCCTTGATAACAATTGTGCATACGTAGTGGGTGGGGATGTCTATTTCTCTGTTGACAATTTTCCTGAATATGGAGAGTTATCTGGTCGAAAACTTGATGATAATAGGGCTGGTGAAAGGGTTGCGGTTGATGAGAGGAAGAGAAACCCAGCTGATTTTGCTCTATGGAAG GCTGCAAAAGATGGGGAGCCATGGTGGGAGAGCCCTTGGGGCCCTGGAAGGCCAGGTTGGCACATCGAATGCAGTGCCATGAGTGCACATTATTTGGGTCATTCTTTTGACATACATGGTGGTGGGGAAGACCTCATCTTTCCGCACCATGAGAATGAGATAGCACAAAGCCGTGCGGCATGTTGCGACAGTAGCATCAATTACTGGATACACAATGGTTTTGTCAATGTAAATAGTCAAAAAATGTCTAAATCGCTTGGTAACTTCGTCACCATACGCAAG GTTATAGAGATGTACCACCCACTTGCCTTGAGAATGTTCTTACTTGGCACACACTACAGGTCTCCAATCAACTACACAATAGAACAACTCAATGTTGCGTCAGATAGATTGTATTACACGTATCAG ACGTTACGAGATTGTGAAGAGAGTTGCCAGCAACAACACAAGAACTCTGGAGATTCCTTGCCTGCTGATACCCTGAATTATATCCAGAAACTTCATGATGAATTTGAGACTTCAATGTCAGATGATCTCCACACTTCAGTAGCATTGGCTGCTATTTCTGAACCACTGAAAGTCATGAATGATTTGTTGCACACTCGTAAG GGAAAGAAGCAGGAAAAACGGTTGGAATCACTTGCTGCCTTGGAAGAGAAAATAAGAGTAGTGCTCTCTGTTCTAGGATTGCTGCCTTCAAGTTATCACGAG GCTCTGCAACAACTGCGGGAGAAAGCATTGAGAAGAGCCTCCATCACTGAGGAGTATGTGCTGCAGAAGATCGAAGAGAGGACTGCAGCAAGGAAGGCTAAGGAGTACGAAAAATCTGACGAGATCCGGAAAGAATTGGCAGCTGTTGGAATCGCCCTCATGGATTGTCCTGACGGAACGACTTGGAGACCATCTGTGCCTCTTTCTGAGGAGGAAACTGTGGTTGTGAAGACATGA
- the LOC120658440 gene encoding prostatic spermine-binding protein-like — MATATAAGGPDRMAAPATAAGLTGAVAAQRLLSLLALAIQAVNNGVEILNEDQRAIYKLLGRTKSEKVPENKDAGSDDDDDDDDEDEDDEGGDDDDDAEEYSGDEGGDDDDDDEEDPEANGEGGSDDDDDGDDDDGDDDGEDDDDDDDGEDDDDDDDEDQPPAKKKK; from the exons atggcgacggcgacggcggctggtGGACCCGACAGGATGgcggctccggcgacggcggccgggcTCACCGGCGCTGTTGCCGCCCAGAGGTTGCTGAGCCTGCTGGCTCTTGCG ATTCAAGCTGTAAACAATGGAGTGGAAATATTGAATGAAGACCAGAGGGCAATTTACAA GCTACTTGGTAGAACTAAATCTGAAAAAGTTCCTGAGAATAAGGATGCTGGgtcagatgatgatgatgatgacgacgatgaagacgaggatgatgaagggggtgatgacgatgatgatgctGAGGAGTACTCCGGGGATGAAGggggtgatgatgatgacgatgacgaaGAAGATCCAGAGGCAAATGGTGAAGGAGGgagtgatgacgatgatgacgggGATGATGACGAcggtgatgatgatggtgaggatgacgacgacgatgatgatggtgaggatgatgacgacgacgacgatgaggacCAGCCGccagccaagaagaagaagtga